One Branchiostoma lanceolatum isolate klBraLanc5 chromosome 18, klBraLanc5.hap2, whole genome shotgun sequence DNA window includes the following coding sequences:
- the LOC136424845 gene encoding PHD finger protein 3-like isoform X4, with translation MCEPSDESTREVLGTAVTGAADSQTTTFTSSSSQNIVPDFLTSSTSVEWNDPLSEGGFGDVLQSAQDDPSGRNLFSELCGPQQLSADQVEKFLNESNTSAQYVDSALDPSIEESINSMLRDNDPMLTSTSVENFKLDIGVFDNPSEGLSLVNPEPGITADINPDTFLKDLNDVSGSSQTENKMEAMPTRRSPRVAGIAPTTVAEEETKGQGDEVDTPPQKKEAEPKNLRRSSRIQRKDDSGDGVTPSPRTRGRAAKSSPQVQKTPPMARRTRASAMIAQTEAPAMESDTATTGEESFQSPPRTRRQAAAKSSPAKRTAITPKRAAALLQRAGTTVVKKTPPPSKESASPPTLKESPSASKETEVPPQDISAEESQEASQETPSTPQKTVGATQETPTTPQQTQALPKTQVTPSKTQITPTTQVTPSTTCKGTPVKETAISETDAPLEKSAALQELETPAEASVGVTEKTAAATEEDQGKEETESSPNNTRKSSRIQVKEKEEAERVELDRVRMLDHDYAQPVAEKLAAKKKGGKSAEDDDATTSSIDQEPSELKSESTEDTESKTTTPKRGGRKKGAKKVDEDKKEQEMSEEMKEDMEEEKDGEKGGRKKATTPAKKQQERTPKRGAMSKKGGATKSPKDTPPSAKKAKRKSEVSESEEEDLPLKRLMEEMHKEKAQEVIAKQQKQMKKPERKRRKSSVQIVEVEEPILFTPDNAAPLVKEEEVKGGKKDGGPEEEAPTNKEAVKPKEIKTVKTEKPSTSTKEERRKSLDKEDTKKVAKDKERQRKDSVKSEKSDKEHQGDESGAESDDSGMTFSDDPNDSDWEDEDPDKAYCICRKPHGKRFMICCDRCEEWYHGDCVGITKKEGIRLEKNSEDYICPRCKEKDAKEKAVAESEPKGEQDKEGSDDASSSKKMKSREEHSKTGKAAKKDPSKKGEEGTETLKRQKSKEEEKESEKESPTAKKKKIKIFKEKYHPRQKCIGAGCSNWAQRGSVYCSNNCILSHARESLKLINKEKQKYGLLDAHAKKDPKASPVGFKPTSFYAKPDSTSHGHHKKIPTSPPATSTEKGKKDPERVAVIERSTGRLLAGLSAPTEDNLSQWLETHPTYEVLRPEVKQTQTYGKEAEKGKKGQSSKPIELDPVRLNVRRALKDLLKDRQDKCETMKKKRSPEDIMKAASAIETELHKLYNDTGTRYKSKYRSLMFNLKDARNTTLFKRVLTGEIRPHKLVKMSPEELACKELAQWRDRETKHTLEMIVKKEQEEAQMEKHLTKKTHKGEIEIDDDLGELKTEKSDEKEREEGYIPTTAEAEGPDVLATMLVDTTEQHRAHLFDLNCKICTGRMAPPTDEQPAKKVKVAKTVIEASSTTKPDESSTVESPGPTVDTTTGSSPDSAMPSQSELPSSKEPSVWKGFIKMEQLTKFVTHAYPVSGSMEDIQEDLPDTIMISGRISHSHIWEYLDKIKSSGNKEISIIRFQPAVDEEKVGYIMLYSYFHSRQRFGVVGNNSRQVKDMYLIPLPSHEEVPYQLKPFDGPGLEEPRPHMLLGLIIRNRMAKRSASSSSESTPLHATSPKHRRYSEISGTPPSAGSPSVASGSKHRHHHHHHHHHRRHHSQEHDRKQQVEQKKEEPKRKSEAATPVPAKKVYTIPEHEISDPIVKQYANVDPSALIPRTSQDEMEEMPYSPGQAAQEEEEEQPYDPGDEDFLPVEEGVDSPPPQSPPAQQDSDSDSVLEVGIGQSDSNEASASQSEPSLDNILMTPLGDNPTLSEQQRLLIELTKQVEEQKKLLLEQQKNLESICSGPNSATGSPVVESPTGDAKTVSTVGENIRVTVTQVLTTVASTQAVSSATASSSKTAAAEKKTDTASSVSTSGKDEGSDSPELPMIPGLGGDLTPPVNIPGLGGTSVGTAVTTSSASSSAIQEKAEEKTAPSRPKEKVSEAVSKLTSSGAAGASTSGSFEIPANISELLQKVSSIVKQTSQATTVVTQQPLVQQAQIPPAGLSGYLPQMSQIPSTGFQQAPGQATQAPIGQQIPGAPIGSFGGTWTANQSTAQTGQQYMPQQSAPEGQVRPTGQPAPAVGERRSDDPGREHGHHHGDSRQPSGPYPGYDPRNVQRFEYNEQGRQVRRDSGDDRHHRDRWHDRRDDRRDSRRDDRRDDHREERRGSRDHGWGREGGRDRERERDRDRDRDRDRWRQDRSTRDKGRGGQWQDSHRRR, from the exons ATGTGTGAACCGAGTGACGAGTCTACCAGGGAAGTGCTTGGGACTGCAGTAACAGGAGCAGCAGATTCGCAGACAACAACATTCACATCGTCCTCCAGCCAGAACATAGTCCCAGATTTCCTGACGTCATCCACCAGCGTTGAATGGAACGATCCGCTGTCTGAGGGTGGCTTTGGAGAC GTACTACAGTCTGCGCAGGACGACCCGTCTGGGCGCAACCTCTTCTCGGAGCTGTGCGGCCCGCAGCAGCTCTCCGCCGACCAAGTCGAGAAGTTCCTCAACGAGTCAAACACGTCTGCCCAGTATGTGGACAGCGCTTTGGACCCCTCCATCGAAGAGAGCATCAACTCCATGCTCAGAGACAATGACCCTATGCTAACGTCCACCTCCGTGGAAAACTTTAAACTCGACATCGGTGTCTTCGATAACCCTAGCGAGGGACTAAGTCTCGTCAATCCAGAACCAGGCATAACTGCGGACATTAATCCAGATACATTCCTAAAAGATCTGAACGACGTAAGCGGCTCGTCACAAACAGAGAACAAAATGGAGGCAATGCCTACGCGCCGGTCGCCGCGAGTCGCGGGAATAGCGCCAACGACCGTAGCGGAAGAGGAGACGAAAGGTCAAGGCGATGAGGTGGATACACCGCCACAGAAAAAGGAAGCGGAGCCAAAAAATCTTCGCAGGAGTTCGCGAATCCAACGAAAAGACGACAGCGGGGATGGCGTCACCCCGTCACCAAGAACGAGGGGACGGGCGGCGAAGTCATCACCGCAAGTCCAGAAGACACCTCCCATGGCGAGGAGAACTCGCGCCTCCGCCATGATAGCGCAGACGGAAGCGCCGGCCATGGAATCGGACACGGCGACAACCGGCGAGGAAAGTTTTCAGTCGCCTCCGAGGACAAGACGGCAGGCGGCAGCGAAAAGCTCCCCCGCTAAAAGAACAGCGATAACCCCGAAAAGAGCTGCGGCACTCCTGCAGAGAGCTGGCACAACAGTTGTTAAGAAAACGCCGCCACCTTCTAAGGAGTCAGCTTCCCCACCAACACTTAAAGAATCACCCTCTGCTTCCAAGGAAACTGAAGTCCCTCCCCAAGATATTTCTGCCGAAGAGTCTCAAGAGGCATCCCAGGAAACCCCAAGTACACCCCAAAAGACTGTAGGAGCAACCCAAGAAACCCCCACCACACCCCAACAGACCCAGGCTCTTCCAAAAACCCAGGTAACCCCAAGCAAAACCCAGATAACCCCAACGACCCAGGTAACCCCTTCGACAACATGCAAGGGAACCCCAGTTAAAGAAACTGCTATCTCTGAAACTGATGCCCCCTTGGAGAAATCAGCTGCATTGCAGGAGCTGGAAACACCTGCAGAAGCCAGTGTTGGCGTAACAGAAAAAACAGCTGCAGCAACCGAGGAAGATCAAGGGAAAGAAGAAACGGAATCCAGCCCGAACAACACGAGAAAGTCTTCAAGAATACAAGTCAAGGAGAAAGAGGAAGCGGAGAGGGTCGAGTTGGACCGCGTACGGATGTTGGATCACGATTACGCTCAACCGGTGGCCGAGAAGCTTGCCGCAAAAAAGAAGGGCGGCAAATCCGCCGAAGACGATGACGCGACAACCAGTAGTATTGACCAAGAACCTTCAGAACTCAAATCCGAGTCTACAGAAGACACTGAATCTAAAACTACCACTCCAAAAAGGGGAGGTAGAAAGAAAGGGGCAAAGAAAGTGGATGAGGATAAAAAAGAACAGGAAATGAGTGAAGAAATGAAAGAAGATATGGAAGAAGAGAAAGATGGAGagaagggaggaaggaagaaagCTACCACTCCAGCCAAGAAACAACAAGAAAGGACGCCAAAGCGAGGAGCAATGAGTAAGAAAGGAGGAGCTACGAAATCTCCGAAAGACACTCCCCCCTCCGCTAAAAAGGCAAAACGGAAATCGGAAGTTTCCGAGTCGGAAGAAGAAGACCTCCCGCTGAAAAGACTCATGGAAGAGATGCACAAGGAGAAAGCTCAAGAAGTCATCGCAAAACAGCAGAAACAGATGAAGAAGCCGGAAAGAAAGCGGAGAAAATCTTCGGTCCAAATTGTGGAGGTAGAAGAACCAATCCTCTTCACCCCCGATAACGCCGCGCCATTGGTTAAGGAAGAGGAGGTCAAAGGTGGAaagaaagatggcggacccGAAGAAGAGGCACCTACCAATAAGGAAGCAGTAAAACCtaaagaaataaaaactgtGAAGACAGAGAAACCTTCTACGAGTACCAAGGAGGAAAGAAGGAAGTCATTGGATAAGGAGGACACCAAGAAAGTGGCCAAGGACAAGGAAAGACAGAGGAAGGATTCCGTCAAATCAGAGAAGTCGGATAAAGAGCACCAAG GTGATGAGTCAGGTGCTGAAAGTGATGACTCTGGGATGACCTTCTCGGATGACCCCAATGACAGTGACTGGGAGGATGAAGACCCTGACAAGGCCTATTGTATCTGTAGGAAACCCCATGGGAAAAG ATTCATGATCTGCTGTGACCGTTGTGAGGAGTGGTACCACGGAGACTGTGTGGGCATCACCAAGAAGGAGGGCATCAGACTGGAGAAGAACAGTGAGGACTACATCTGTCCCAGGTGTAAAG aAAAAGATGCTAAAGAAAAAGCTGTGGCGGAGTCGGAACCCAAGGGAGAACAAGACAAGGAG GGAAGTGATGACGCTTCAAGCAGTAAGAAGATGAAGTCAAGAGAAGAACACTCCAAGACGGGCAAGGCAGCAAAGAAAGATCCCTCCAAGAAAGGCGAAGAAGGCACCGAGACTCTCAAGAGACAAAAGTCCAAGGAAGAAGAGAAGGAATCGGAGAAGGAGAGTCCCAcagcgaaaaaaaagaaaataaagatctTTAAGGAG AAGTACCACCCCAGACAGAAGTGTATCGGCGCGGGCTGCTCCAACTGGGCGCAGCGAGGCTCGGTCTACTGCAGCAACAACTGTATCCTCAGCCACGCCCGCGAGTCGCTCAAACTCATCAACAAGGAGAAGCAGAAGTACGGTCTGCTGGACGCCCACGCCAAGAAGGACCCCAAGGCCTCTCCCGTAGGTTTCAAACCTACATCGTTTTAC GCAAAGCCTGACTCCACCTCCCATGGGCATCATAAGAAAATCCCGACTTCACCTCCTGCTACATCTACGGAGAAAGGCAAGAAGGACCCAGAGAGAGTCGCTGTCATTGAAAG GTCCACTGGGCGTTTACTGGCAGGGTTGTCGGCCCCTACAGAAGATAACCTGTCTCAGTGGCTGGAGACACACCCTACATACGAGGTGCTGAGACCAGAAGTCAAGCAAACACAAACTTATG gtaaagaagcagaaaaagGGAAGAAAGGCCAGTCGTCGAAGCCAATAGAGCTGGACCCAGTCCGACTGAATGTACGACGGGCACTAAAGGATCTTCTAAAGGACAG ACAAGACAAGTGTGAAacgatgaagaagaagaggtcCCCAGAAGACATTATGAAGGCCGCGTCGGCGATTGAGACAGAGCTGCACAAACTGTACAACGACACGGGGACCAGATACAAGTCCAAGTACCGCAGCCTCATGTTCAACCTGAAGGATGCCAGAAACACG acATTGTTTAAGAGGGTTCTGACTGGAGAAATCCGACCCCACAAACTGGTGAAGATGTCacccgaggagctggcctgtaaGGAGCTGGCACAGTGGAGAGACAGGGAGACCAAACAT ACCCTTGAGATGATCGTGAAGAAAGAGCAAGAAGAGGCCCAGATGGAGAAACATCTCACCAAGAAAACCCACAAA GGAGAGATCGAGATCGATGATGACCTTGGGGAGCTGAAAACTGAG AAGTCGGACGAGAAAGAGCGAGAGGAAGGTTACATCCCCACCACGGCGGAAGCGGAAGGTCCGGACGTCCTGGCCACCATGTTGGTCGACACGACAGAGCAACACCGGGCGCATCTGTTTGACCTGAACTGTAAGATCTGTACGGGGAGAATGGCTCCTCCAACTGATGAACAACCTGCCAAGAAGGTCAAG GTTGCAAAGACGGTGATTGAAGCGTCGTCCACAACCAAACCTGACGAGAGCAGTACCGTGGAGTCGCCTGGGCCGACCGTTGACACGACAAccggaag TTCGCCAGACTCGGCCATGCCCTCTCAGTCGGAGCTGCCATCGTCCAAGGAGCCGTCGGTTTGGAAGGGTTTCATCAAGATGGAACAGCTGACAAAGTTTGTGACTCATGCTTACCCCGTGTCCGGCAGTATGGAGGACATTCAAGAG GACTTGCCTGACACCATAATGATTTCTGGGCGAATCTCTCACAGCCATATTTGGGAATACCTGGACAAGATCAAATCAAGCGGAAACAAG GAGATTTCCATCATCAGGTTTCAGCCGGCGGTGGATGAGGAGAAGGTGGGGTACATCATGCTGTACTCGTACTTCCACAGTCGCCAGCGCTTCGGCGTGGTCGGAAACAACTCCCGCCAGGTCAAGGACATGTACCTCATCCCGCTGCCCTCACACGAGGAGGTCCCCTACCAGCTCAAACCTTTCGATGGGCCAG GTCTTGAGGAACCTAGACCCCACATGCTCCTCGGCCTCATCATTCGTAACCGCATGGCAAAGAGGTCAGCAAGTTCCAGCTCCGAGTCCACGCCGCTTCACGCGACTAGTCCTAAGCATCGGCGCTACAGCGAGATATCCGGGACCCCTCCGTCTGCTGGCTCGCCCTCGGTGGCGTCTGGTAGTAAACAtcgacatcatcatcatcatcatcatcatcatcgccgacACCACTCACAAGAGCATGACAGAAAG CAACAAGTGGAACAAAAGAAGGAAGAACCCAAG AGAAAGAGTGAGGCAGCGACACCGGTCCCAGCGAAGAAGGTGTACACAATCCCAGAACACGAGATCAGTGATCCAATCGTCAAGCagtatgcaaatgtggaccCTTCAGCACTGATCCCAAG AACGAGTCAGGATGAGATGGAAGAGATGCCCTACTCCCCAGGGCAGGCTgcacaggaggaggaggaggaacaaCCCTACGACCCAGGGGACGAAGACTTCCTCCCCGTAGAAGAGGGCGTGGATTCCCCCCCACCCCAGTCCCCCCCTGCTCAGCAGGATTCCGACTCCGACAGTGTGTTAGAGGTCGGCATTGGTCAGTCAGACTCCAACGAAGCCAGTGCGAGCCAATCAGAGCCATCCTTAGATAACATTCTGATGACTCCGCTTGGTGACAACCCTACGCTCTCCGAGCAACAGAGGCTTCTGATCGAGCTGACAAAACAAGTAGAGGAGCAAAAGAAGCTCCTTCTCGAGCAACAGAAGAACCTAGAGAGTATCTGTAGTGGTCCTAATAGTGCTACAGGAAGTCCTGTGGTAGAATCTCCCACTGGAGACGCAAAGACAGTCTCAACAGTAGGGGAAAACATCCGCGTCACTGTTACTCAAGTTCTGACAACTGTTGCTTCGACGCAAGCGGTTTCTTCGGCCACGGCTTCGAGCTCCAAGACTGCTGCTGCCGAGAAAAAGACTGATACTGCTAGCTCTGTGTCCACCAGTGGCAAAGATGAAGGCAGTGACAGTCCAGAGCTACCCATGATCCCAGGGCTGGGGGGAGATCTGACACCGCCAGTAAATATACCGGGCCTGGGAGGCACGAGTGTTGGTACTGCAGTAACAACCAGTTCAGCGTCTTCAAGTGCGATACAAGAAAAGGCGGAAGAAAAAACGGCGCCGTCCCGGCCAAAGGAGAAGGTTTCAGAAGCGGTGTCGAAGCTTACGAGCAGTGGAGCTGCGGGCGCGAGTACGAGTGGATCCTTCGAGATCCCAGCGAACATTTCGGAACTCCTACAGAAGGTGAGTTCTATCGTGAAGCAAACAAGTCAGGCGACCACGGTGGTCACTCAGCAGCCATTGGTCCAGCAGGCACAGATTCCACCGGCGGGTCTGTCCGGGTACCTTCCCCAGATGTCACAGATACCAAGCACAGGCTTCCAACAGGCTCCCGGACAAGCCACGCAGGCTCCCATTGGCCAACAGATCCCAGGTGCACCAATAGGAAGCTTTGGTGGAACAtggacagccaatcagagcactGCTCAAACTGGACAGCAGTATATGCCTCAACAGAGCGCCCCCGAGGGGCAAGTACGACCAACGGGACAACCCGCGCCAGCCGTTGGCGAAAGACGTTCGGACGATCCAGGTCGCGAGCACGGGCATCACCATGGCGACAGCAGGCAGCCATCCGGTCCGTATCCTGGGTACGATCCGAGAAACGTGCAGCGGTTTGAGTACAACGAACAGGGCAGGCAGGTACGGCGGGATTCAGGCGACGACCGCCACCACAGAGACAGATGGCACGATCGCAGGGACGATCGGAGAGACAGTCGTCGTGACGACCGCCGTGACGACCACAGGGAAGAGCGCAGGGGTTCCCGCGACCACGGCTGGGGCAGGGAGGGGGgtagagacagagagagggaaagagacaGAGATCGAGATAGGGACAGGGATCGTTGGAGGCAGGATCGCAGCACACGCGACAAAGGCAGAGGGGGACAGTGGCAAGACAGCCACAGGAGAAGATAG